From the genome of Phreatobacter cathodiphilus, one region includes:
- a CDS encoding sensor domain-containing protein, translating into MRQDAVSSAREAALLKRAMAIARMGYWRSAGPDHPTLWISPELSDMYGLATRDGFLPVAEIRARFLGTAPEELLRGLACCWKDGTPYSVHAQYLHPLGQTIDFAVHGEAERDASGAITGISGIVRDISEEQAALRSVTESEQRLSDFIGTASDWCWQTGPDHRFLPLALPSERNSAIRTIAAGGVARWELPVVPEHREAMERHRADMENHRPFRDFVYTLIGPGGEKATIRSSGKPVFDEQGTFQGYRGTASNVTDLRVAEDLLVRRTAALAEAHRLGRMGSWHYRLGCDTVAWSEELFALTGYDPATFDLRHEAVLAHFEPADAEKLVALQKQVLKTGGAATADLRFRCADGRVGDFALNCKAELADGKVVGLIGTVQDISERKLAQRQLEELAFTDSLTGLANRTQFKRSLTSMVGRALLEDRFGALLLIDLDRFKEVNDSLGHAAGDELLCRVAGLLRHELGGEAFIARLGGDEFAVLVERPSIRDDMRELAEHLIARLSGPIDLANGEAFVGATVGIAKLPEDAATTELAMRNADLALCMAKETGRGRCMVFEPAYAEAVEQRLLLARDLRHAIEENELHAQYQPQVELATGRVVGFEALLRWTHRERGPISPAVFIPVAESSGIIVDLGLWILREACRQGRDWLDQGLPPRTIAVNVSPAQFWNMDFETAVSAVLAETGLPPNLLCLELTESLFVDQSEHQISRTLGALSGLGVRLALDDFGSGYSSLGYLTRLPFDRLKVDRSFVDGVSTQPEKRKLLGGIIALSRGLGMSVVAEGAERAAEVDVLRDLGCDVVQGYVYSRPVAPDKAPVVADAIERTPLVEWGPRPIRAERGPPALAVLMG; encoded by the coding sequence GTGCGGCAGGATGCCGTATCTTCAGCACGCGAGGCCGCGCTGCTCAAGCGGGCGATGGCCATCGCCCGCATGGGCTACTGGCGCTCGGCCGGCCCTGACCATCCGACGCTGTGGATATCCCCGGAACTCTCCGACATGTACGGCCTCGCGACGCGCGACGGCTTTCTGCCCGTCGCGGAGATCCGCGCCCGCTTTCTCGGCACCGCGCCGGAGGAACTGCTGCGGGGCCTCGCCTGCTGCTGGAAGGACGGAACGCCCTATTCGGTCCATGCCCAGTATCTCCACCCCCTCGGGCAGACCATCGACTTCGCGGTGCACGGCGAGGCGGAACGCGACGCCTCCGGCGCCATCACCGGCATATCGGGCATCGTGCGCGACATTTCGGAGGAGCAGGCGGCCCTGCGCTCCGTCACCGAGAGCGAGCAGCGCCTCTCCGACTTCATCGGCACGGCCTCCGACTGGTGCTGGCAGACCGGCCCCGACCACCGCTTCCTGCCCCTCGCCCTGCCGAGCGAGCGGAACTCGGCGATCCGCACCATCGCAGCCGGCGGGGTGGCCCGCTGGGAACTGCCCGTCGTGCCGGAGCACCGCGAGGCCATGGAGCGCCATCGCGCCGACATGGAGAACCATCGCCCGTTCCGCGACTTCGTCTATACGCTGATCGGGCCCGGCGGCGAGAAGGCGACGATCCGGTCCAGCGGCAAGCCCGTCTTCGACGAGCAGGGCACCTTCCAAGGCTATCGCGGCACGGCGAGCAACGTCACGGACCTGCGGGTCGCCGAAGACCTGCTGGTCCGCCGCACCGCCGCCCTGGCCGAGGCGCATCGCCTGGGCCGGATGGGATCCTGGCACTACCGGCTGGGCTGCGACACAGTCGCCTGGAGCGAGGAGCTCTTCGCGCTCACCGGCTACGACCCCGCGACCTTCGACCTGCGCCACGAGGCGGTCCTGGCCCATTTCGAGCCGGCCGACGCCGAAAAGCTCGTGGCGTTGCAGAAACAGGTGTTGAAGACCGGTGGCGCCGCCACGGCCGATCTCCGGTTCCGGTGCGCCGACGGCCGGGTGGGCGATTTCGCCCTCAACTGCAAGGCCGAACTGGCGGACGGCAAGGTCGTCGGCCTGATCGGCACGGTTCAGGACATCAGCGAACGCAAGCTGGCGCAGCGCCAGCTCGAGGAACTCGCCTTCACCGACTCGCTCACCGGGCTCGCCAACCGCACGCAGTTCAAGCGCTCGCTCACCAGCATGGTGGGGCGAGCCCTGCTGGAGGACAGGTTCGGTGCGCTGCTGCTCATCGACCTCGACCGCTTCAAGGAGGTGAACGATTCGCTCGGCCATGCCGCCGGTGACGAACTGCTGTGCCGGGTGGCCGGCCTGCTGCGGCACGAACTCGGCGGCGAGGCCTTCATCGCCAGGCTGGGGGGCGACGAATTCGCCGTGCTGGTCGAGCGACCCAGCATCCGCGACGACATGCGGGAGCTGGCCGAGCACCTCATCGCCCGGCTGTCGGGACCCATCGACCTCGCCAACGGCGAGGCCTTCGTCGGCGCCACGGTCGGCATCGCCAAGCTGCCGGAGGACGCCGCGACGACCGAGCTGGCGATGCGCAACGCCGATCTCGCCCTCTGCATGGCCAAGGAGACGGGGCGCGGCCGTTGCATGGTGTTCGAACCGGCCTATGCGGAAGCGGTGGAGCAGCGTCTGCTCCTGGCCCGGGACCTGCGCCACGCCATCGAGGAGAACGAACTCCACGCCCAGTATCAGCCGCAGGTGGAGCTCGCCACCGGCCGGGTCGTCGGGTTCGAGGCCCTGCTGCGCTGGACCCACAGGGAGCGCGGGCCGATCTCGCCCGCCGTGTTCATTCCGGTGGCCGAGAGTTCGGGAATCATCGTCGACCTCGGGCTGTGGATCCTGCGGGAGGCCTGCCGGCAGGGCCGCGACTGGCTCGATCAGGGGCTGCCGCCGCGCACCATCGCCGTGAACGTCTCGCCGGCCCAGTTCTGGAACATGGATTTCGAGACGGCGGTCTCGGCGGTGCTGGCGGAGACGGGTCTGCCGCCCAATCTTCTGTGCCTCGAGCTGACCGAGAGCCTCTTCGTCGACCAGAGCGAGCACCAGATCAGCCGGACGCTCGGTGCCCTGTCCGGGCTCGGCGTTCGCCTGGCTCTGGACGATTTCGGCTCGGGCTATTCCTCGCTGGGCTATCTCACGCGGCTGCCCTTCGACCGGCTCAAGGTCGACAGGTCCTTCGTGGACGGCGTGTCCACCCAGCCCGAGAAGCGCAAGCTCCTGGGCGGCATCATCGCCCTCTCCCGCGGTCTCGGCATGTCGGTCGTGGCAGAGGGGGCCGAGCGGGCCGCCGAAGTCGACGTCCTCCGCGACCTCGGCTGCGACGTGGTGCAGGGCTATGTCTATTCGCGCCCCGTGGCGCCGGACAAGGCGCCGGTGGTGGCCGACGCGATCGAGCGGACGCCGCTGGTCGAGTGGGGCCCGCGGCCGATCCGGGCGGAGCGCGGTCCCCCTGCGCTCGCCGTGCTGATGGGCTGA
- a CDS encoding HAD family hydrolase encodes MSGPSPIPVFDIGQVLLRWDPKGALARHFPETAALEAFMAEVGFMEWHAHQDAGRPVAEGVADHAARYPHHGPVFAAFYEDWLEAIPGEVDGTRAIFEGLAARGPVYGISNFSRELFDRTLPSHPFLGRFSGLVLSGDVGINKPDPRIYARLCEGFGLRPGDCLFIDDSQRNVEGARAVGMDAVLFTDAPSLSLALQARGLSW; translated from the coding sequence ATGTCCGGTCCCTCCCCCATACCCGTCTTCGATATCGGTCAGGTTCTGCTGCGGTGGGACCCGAAGGGCGCCCTGGCCCGGCATTTTCCCGAGACCGCGGCGCTGGAGGCCTTCATGGCCGAGGTCGGTTTCATGGAGTGGCATGCGCACCAGGATGCCGGGCGCCCCGTGGCCGAGGGGGTGGCCGACCATGCGGCGCGCTATCCCCACCACGGTCCCGTCTTCGCCGCCTTCTACGAGGACTGGCTCGAGGCGATCCCCGGCGAGGTGGACGGCACGCGGGCCATATTCGAGGGACTGGCGGCGCGTGGACCGGTCTACGGCATCTCGAACTTCTCGCGCGAGCTCTTCGACCGGACGCTTCCCTCTCACCCGTTCCTGGGGCGGTTCTCCGGTCTCGTCCTCTCCGGCGATGTGGGCATCAACAAGCCCGACCCGCGCATCTATGCCCGGCTCTGCGAGGGATTCGGGCTTCGCCCCGGCGATTGCCTGTTCATCGACGACTCGCAGCGCAACGTCGAGGGCGCGCGCGCCGTCGGCATGGATGCCGTGCTCTTCACCGACGCCCCTTCGCTGTCCCTCGCTCTGCAGGCCCGCGGCCTGTCGTGGTGA
- a CDS encoding PAS domain-containing hybrid sensor histidine kinase/response regulator, with translation MDAFALVAGGAAALGVAFAAALFHLLHARRALLRKTAALEDTVETLTDRVFELAESEERHRGLIDAQGDLIVRRDADGIITFANRAFGDLVGAPAAELVGRGDTPLVVDRSDERREPDGSRSIDELVATPTGRRWIAWRHHAVLDGDGRPEELQSVGRDVTDRKAAEAALAASRARAESANAAKSRFLATVSHEIRTPLNGILGMADLLLDTGLSPEQRTYAEAVKGSGETLLALIDEILDFSKIEAGRLDLDEAPFDLLPIIEGAAELLGPRAQAKGLDVATAVAPDVPSRLVGDATRLRQVLLNLAGNAVKFTEAGGVTIAAAREADQLILTVADTGPGIAPADVERIFGEFEQGETTFSRRHAGTGLGLAISRRIVALMGGTLSVATAPGAGATFTVRLPMTLASGAVEPEERLPGLSVLVVSPSPIEREALTRRLSARGADAAACSDPEGVPADTRYDTAIIDHRLGDDGVATVLDALKDRVRRTVLLVRPAERPAIAAWREKGIGGWLVSPVREASLVMQMRAQGEVPAEGAPEAEGAADDVPSAAGGPSLTILVAEDNAINALLCRKLVEKLGHRPVWVTDGRAAAATALDPQAGIDLVLMDMQMPDYDGLSAAKLIRAGEGEGRRLPIVALTANAFAEDRAAAIAAGMDSFLTKPLDRDRLAEAIDRYVAVTTTGRGPAERGTAKGRR, from the coding sequence GTGGATGCTTTCGCCCTCGTCGCGGGTGGTGCGGCAGCGCTCGGCGTCGCCTTCGCGGCGGCCCTGTTTCACCTGCTCCATGCCCGCCGCGCCCTGCTGCGCAAGACGGCGGCGCTGGAGGACACGGTCGAGACCCTGACGGACCGGGTCTTCGAACTCGCCGAGAGCGAGGAGCGCCACCGCGGCCTGATCGACGCCCAGGGCGACCTGATCGTCCGGCGCGACGCCGACGGCATCATCACCTTCGCCAACCGCGCCTTCGGGGACCTCGTCGGCGCGCCTGCGGCGGAGCTCGTCGGCCGCGGCGACACGCCCCTGGTGGTCGACCGCTCCGACGAGCGGCGAGAGCCCGACGGATCGCGCAGCATCGACGAGCTCGTCGCCACCCCCACCGGCCGGCGCTGGATCGCATGGCGTCACCATGCCGTCCTCGACGGCGACGGGCGTCCGGAGGAGCTGCAGTCGGTCGGCCGCGACGTCACCGACCGCAAGGCGGCCGAGGCGGCGCTGGCCGCGTCGCGGGCACGGGCGGAGAGCGCCAACGCGGCGAAGTCCCGCTTCCTCGCCACGGTGAGCCACGAGATCCGCACGCCGCTCAACGGCATTCTCGGCATGGCGGATCTCCTGCTCGACACCGGCCTGTCGCCGGAGCAGCGGACCTATGCCGAGGCGGTCAAGGGTTCGGGCGAGACGCTGCTGGCGCTGATCGACGAGATCCTCGACTTCTCCAAGATTGAGGCGGGCCGCCTCGATCTCGACGAGGCGCCCTTCGACCTCCTGCCGATCATCGAGGGCGCGGCGGAACTGCTCGGGCCGCGGGCCCAGGCCAAGGGGCTCGACGTCGCCACCGCCGTCGCGCCGGACGTCCCCTCGCGGCTCGTGGGGGACGCTACCCGGCTGCGCCAGGTCCTGCTCAATCTCGCGGGCAATGCGGTCAAGTTCACCGAGGCGGGCGGGGTCACCATCGCCGCGGCACGCGAGGCCGACCAGTTGATCCTCACCGTGGCCGATACCGGCCCGGGCATCGCTCCCGCCGACGTGGAGCGCATCTTCGGCGAGTTCGAGCAGGGCGAGACGACCTTCTCCCGCCGCCACGCAGGCACGGGCCTCGGCCTTGCCATCTCGCGTCGCATCGTCGCCCTCATGGGCGGCACCCTCTCCGTCGCCACGGCGCCCGGTGCCGGCGCCACCTTCACGGTGCGTCTGCCCATGACGCTGGCCTCCGGCGCCGTCGAGCCGGAGGAGCGGCTGCCGGGGCTCTCCGTGCTCGTCGTCTCGCCGTCGCCGATCGAGCGGGAGGCGCTGACGCGGCGGTTGTCGGCGCGCGGCGCCGACGCGGCGGCCTGCAGCGATCCCGAGGGGGTTCCCGCCGATACCCGCTACGACACGGCGATCATCGATCACCGGCTGGGCGACGACGGTGTCGCCACGGTCCTCGACGCCCTGAAGGACCGGGTCCGGCGCACGGTGCTGCTGGTGCGCCCGGCAGAGCGTCCGGCGATCGCCGCCTGGCGCGAGAAGGGGATCGGCGGCTGGCTGGTGTCCCCGGTGCGGGAAGCCTCGCTCGTCATGCAGATGCGGGCGCAGGGCGAAGTTCCCGCCGAAGGGGCGCCGGAGGCGGAGGGTGCGGCGGACGACGTCCCGTCGGCGGCCGGCGGCCCCTCGCTGACCATCCTCGTCGCCGAGGACAACGCCATCAACGCCCTGCTCTGCCGCAAACTCGTCGAGAAGCTCGGCCACCGGCCGGTCTGGGTGACCGACGGCCGCGCCGCCGCCGCCACCGCCCTCGACCCCCAGGCCGGAATCGACCTCGTGCTGATGGACATGCAGATGCCGGACTACGACGGCCTGTCGGCCGCCAAACTCATCCGCGCCGGCGAGGGCGAGGGTCGGCGGCTGCCGATCGTCGCGCTCACCGCCAATGCCTTCGCCGAGGACAGGGCCGCGGCCATCGCCGCCGGCATGGATTCCTTCCTGACGAAGCCGCTCGACCGCGATCGCCTCGCCGAGGCCATCGACCGCTACGTGGCGGTCACCACGACAGGCCGCGGGCCTGCAGAGCGAGGGACAGCGAAGGGGCGTCGGTGA
- a CDS encoding YifB family Mg chelatase-like AAA ATPase → MVQRVATVAFEGIEAKPVDVQVHVLSGQIVFNIVGLPDKAVSEARERVRSALVASGLALPGKRITVNLAPADLPKEGSHFDLPIALGLMAAIGAIPPDALGGFVVLGELALDGRITPVAGVLPAAMAANALGLGIICPAACGPEAAWAGEDVEVLAPDNLVQLANHFRGTQVLSRPMPGIRTVDAPLADLRDIKGQESAKRALEIAAAGGHALLMNGPPGSGKSMLASRMPSILPPLTAAELLEVSMIHSVAGELEGGQLTTRRPFRNPHHSASMAALIGGGLRVRPGEVSLAHHGVLFLDELPEFQPHVLDGLRQPIESGEAVIARANQRVSFPARFQLVAAMNPCRCGKATEPGFACPRMPNPRCMADYQAKISGPLIDRMDMVIEVPAVAAADLILPAPAEGSNEIGLRVAAARRVQALRYESQGLPVRLNAHAPPAVLDEVAAPDAAGLALLRDAAEALRLTARGYHRVLKLARTIADLDASAAVRRVHLAEAISYRGATDALRAAA, encoded by the coding sequence ATGGTGCAACGCGTCGCGACGGTGGCATTCGAGGGCATCGAGGCCAAGCCCGTGGACGTGCAGGTCCATGTCCTCTCCGGTCAGATCGTCTTCAACATCGTCGGCCTGCCCGACAAGGCGGTGAGCGAGGCGCGCGAGCGTGTCCGTTCCGCCCTGGTGGCGTCCGGGCTGGCGCTGCCGGGGAAGCGGATCACCGTCAATCTGGCGCCGGCGGACCTGCCGAAGGAGGGTTCGCATTTCGACCTGCCCATCGCGCTGGGCCTGATGGCGGCCATCGGTGCCATTCCGCCCGATGCACTGGGCGGCTTCGTGGTGCTGGGCGAGCTCGCGCTCGACGGCCGGATCACGCCGGTGGCGGGGGTGCTGCCGGCGGCGATGGCGGCCAACGCCCTCGGGCTCGGCATCATCTGCCCCGCCGCCTGCGGCCCCGAGGCCGCCTGGGCCGGGGAGGACGTGGAGGTGCTGGCGCCGGACAATCTTGTGCAGCTCGCCAACCATTTCCGCGGCACGCAGGTCCTCTCCCGGCCGATGCCGGGGATCCGGACCGTGGATGCGCCGCTCGCCGACCTGCGGGACATCAAGGGTCAGGAGAGCGCCAAGCGTGCGCTCGAGATCGCGGCGGCGGGAGGCCACGCGCTGCTGATGAACGGGCCGCCGGGTTCGGGAAAGTCCATGCTCGCCAGCCGCATGCCCTCCATCCTGCCGCCGTTGACGGCCGCGGAGCTGCTGGAGGTCTCGATGATCCATTCGGTGGCCGGGGAGCTGGAAGGCGGCCAGCTGACGACGCGCCGGCCCTTCCGCAATCCCCACCATTCCGCCTCGATGGCGGCCCTGATCGGCGGTGGGCTTCGGGTGCGCCCGGGCGAGGTGTCGCTCGCCCATCACGGGGTGCTGTTCCTCGACGAACTGCCGGAATTCCAGCCCCATGTCCTCGACGGCCTGCGCCAGCCGATCGAATCGGGCGAGGCGGTCATCGCCAGGGCGAACCAGCGCGTCAGTTTTCCCGCCCGGTTCCAGCTCGTCGCGGCGATGAATCCGTGCCGCTGCGGCAAGGCCACCGAGCCGGGATTCGCCTGCCCCCGCATGCCCAATCCGCGCTGCATGGCCGATTACCAGGCGAAGATTTCCGGGCCTCTCATCGATCGGATGGACATGGTGATCGAGGTGCCCGCCGTCGCCGCCGCCGACCTCATCCTGCCGGCGCCGGCGGAGGGCAGCAACGAGATCGGCCTCAGGGTTGCTGCGGCGCGGCGGGTCCAGGCTCTCCGCTACGAGAGCCAGGGGCTGCCGGTGCGGCTGAACGCCCATGCGCCGCCGGCCGTGCTCGACGAGGTGGCTGCGCCCGACGCCGCCGGGCTCGCGCTGCTCCGGGACGCTGCGGAGGCGCTGCGCCTCACGGCCCGCGGCTATCACCGGGTGCTGAAGCTCGCCCGAACCATCGCCGATCTCGACGCCAGCGCCGCCGTCCGCCGCGTCCATCTTGCGGAGGCCATCAGCTATCGCGGCGCCACCGATGCCCTGCGCGCCGCCGCCTGA
- a CDS encoding Na+/H+ antiporter subunit G — MTALLLTGSFFLLVGSFGLAKLPDMMRRLHAPTKATTLGIGALLIASMVYFTFAMGMPSFHELMITLFLFITAPVTAHLVAKAYILRHPDLRPHLPDVRASGGWATLGTTTADTRRGDD; from the coding sequence GTGACCGCACTCCTTCTCACGGGCAGCTTTTTCCTGCTCGTGGGCTCCTTCGGCCTCGCCAAGCTGCCGGACATGATGCGGCGGCTGCATGCGCCGACCAAGGCGACGACGCTCGGCATCGGCGCACTCCTGATCGCCTCGATGGTCTATTTCACCTTCGCCATGGGGATGCCCTCCTTCCACGAACTGATGATCACGCTGTTCCTGTTCATCACCGCCCCGGTCACGGCCCATCTCGTGGCCAAGGCCTACATCCTCAGACACCCGGACCTGCGGCCTCACCTGCCGGACGTGCGGGCGAGTGGCGGCTGGGCAACCCTCGGGACGACGACCGCGGATACACGGCGCGGGGACGACTGA
- a CDS encoding K+/H+ antiporter subunit F — protein sequence MIATACLIALAAISLALLLNLYRLAVGPHALDRVLALDTMVINAIGLVVVLGIWFGVTIFFEAALLFAMVGFLSTVAFCKYLLRGNVIE from the coding sequence ATGATCGCGACGGCCTGTCTGATCGCCCTCGCGGCGATTTCCCTCGCCCTCCTCCTCAACCTCTACCGCCTCGCCGTCGGCCCCCACGCGCTCGACCGCGTGCTGGCGCTCGACACCATGGTCATCAATGCGATCGGCCTCGTCGTCGTGCTCGGCATCTGGTTCGGGGTCACCATCTTCTTCGAGGCGGCCCTGCTCTTCGCCATGGTCGGCTTCCTGTCGACGGTGGCCTTCTGCAAGTACCTGCTGCGCGGCAACGTGATCGAGTGA
- a CDS encoding Na+/H+ antiporter subunit E, with translation MGTRLLPQPALTLVITGVWMALANSVSLGNAVLGLALGLAVPLLTQAYWPDRPRFRKPWRIVDFALVVLWDIVVSNIQVAWLILFRRGDSLRSQFIRVPLDLTNPEAITILAGTITMTPGTVSADLSADGTAILVHCLETDDPEATVTAIKQRYERRLMEIFA, from the coding sequence ATGGGCACGCGCCTCCTGCCGCAGCCGGCCCTCACGCTCGTCATCACCGGCGTGTGGATGGCGCTCGCCAATAGCGTCTCCCTCGGAAACGCCGTTCTCGGCCTCGCCCTCGGCCTCGCCGTGCCGCTGCTGACCCAGGCCTATTGGCCGGACCGGCCGCGGTTCCGCAAGCCCTGGCGGATCGTCGACTTCGCCCTGGTCGTGCTGTGGGACATCGTCGTCTCCAACATCCAGGTCGCCTGGCTCATCCTGTTTCGCCGCGGCGACAGCCTGCGCTCGCAGTTCATTCGCGTTCCGTTGGACCTCACCAATCCGGAGGCCATCACCATTCTCGCCGGCACCATCACCATGACGCCGGGCACGGTCAGCGCCGACCTGTCGGCCGACGGCACCGCCATCCTCGTCCATTGCCTGGAGACCGACGATCCCGAGGCCACGGTGACCGCCATCAAACAGCGCTACGAACGACGTCTCATGGAGATTTTCGCATGA
- a CDS encoding monovalent cation/H+ antiporter subunit D: MTHWIVVPLVLPAVVAPLLILASRHNLAAQRVISIAAAAALLAVAVGLYGLAQDGTVRPYLVGAWPAPYGIVLILDRLSATMVLLFAVLALAIVVYATAGWDLRGRHFHPLFQFQVLGVNGAFLTGDVFNLFVFFEVMLIASYGLMLHGGGARRLKAGFRYVTVNLIGSTLFLFAVGTIYAVTGTLNMADLARKVAAVPAGDTALLGVGAVMLFLVFALKASVAPLHGWLPTAYAAAPGLSAALFMIMTKVGAYTILRVYTLIFGADAGALAGIVTPWMLPAALATLAVGAIGMLAARSLLGLACFAVVWSMGSLLVAFGLFDTGGIGAGLYYVLHSTLAGASLFLLVDMLVPQRGTAEDRLVPAPLAHPALLAGLFFATAVAMAGLPPLSGFLGKLMIMEASRGSTAAVWIWGMILATSLVAILAFARAGSVVFWKPARGAAPAGPAAAPHAASSTADAAVTPAIATPAPHAASSTADAAVTHAIATPAPHAASSTADAAVTPGMATPAPHAVSSTADAPELPAGVAPGEAAAKQGASAPVAPGQGTTGEGMPSQASSSHASYERPARARVPAPPRLQPLPVAVLTILLGATVALTALAGPVRREMGLTAAQTLDTGAYVRAVLGPAATAAAGRP; the protein is encoded by the coding sequence ATGACCCACTGGATCGTCGTTCCCCTGGTTCTGCCGGCCGTGGTGGCGCCGCTTCTGATCCTCGCCAGCCGCCACAATCTCGCCGCCCAGAGGGTGATCTCCATCGCCGCGGCCGCCGCCCTGCTGGCGGTCGCCGTCGGCCTCTATGGGCTGGCGCAGGACGGCACGGTGCGGCCCTATCTCGTCGGCGCCTGGCCGGCGCCCTACGGCATCGTGCTCATCCTCGACCGGCTGTCGGCGACCATGGTGCTGCTCTTCGCCGTGCTGGCGCTGGCCATCGTGGTCTATGCCACGGCCGGATGGGACCTGCGCGGCCGGCACTTCCATCCGCTCTTCCAGTTCCAGGTGCTGGGCGTCAACGGCGCCTTCCTGACCGGCGACGTGTTCAACCTCTTCGTCTTCTTCGAGGTGATGCTGATCGCCTCCTACGGGCTGATGCTGCATGGCGGCGGGGCGCGGCGGCTGAAGGCGGGCTTCCGCTATGTCACGGTGAACCTCATCGGCTCGACGCTGTTCCTCTTCGCCGTCGGCACCATCTATGCGGTGACCGGCACGCTCAACATGGCGGACCTCGCGCGCAAGGTGGCCGCGGTGCCGGCGGGAGACACGGCGCTGCTCGGGGTCGGCGCCGTGATGCTGTTCCTCGTCTTCGCGCTGAAGGCCTCGGTGGCGCCGCTGCACGGCTGGCTGCCCACCGCCTATGCGGCGGCACCGGGCCTCTCGGCGGCCCTGTTCATGATCATGACCAAGGTCGGCGCCTACACGATCCTGAGGGTCTATACGCTGATCTTCGGGGCCGATGCCGGGGCGCTCGCCGGCATCGTCACGCCCTGGATGCTGCCGGCGGCGCTGGCGACCCTCGCGGTGGGGGCGATCGGCATGCTGGCGGCGCGCAGCCTCCTCGGCCTCGCCTGTTTCGCCGTCGTCTGGTCGATGGGCTCGCTGCTCGTCGCCTTCGGCCTGTTCGACACCGGGGGCATCGGCGCCGGGCTCTACTACGTCCTGCACTCGACGCTGGCGGGCGCGAGCCTGTTCCTCCTCGTCGACATGCTCGTGCCGCAGCGCGGGACAGCGGAGGACCGGCTGGTGCCGGCGCCGCTCGCCCATCCGGCGCTGCTGGCCGGCCTGTTCTTCGCCACCGCCGTCGCCATGGCCGGCCTGCCGCCGCTCTCCGGCTTCCTCGGCAAGCTGATGATCATGGAGGCGAGCCGCGGCAGCACCGCGGCCGTCTGGATCTGGGGCATGATCCTGGCGACGAGCCTCGTGGCGATCCTCGCCTTCGCCCGCGCCGGCAGCGTGGTGTTCTGGAAGCCGGCCAGGGGCGCGGCGCCCGCGGGCCCGGCGGCCGCGCCGCACGCGGCATCCTCGACAGCCGACGCGGCCGTGACACCCGCGATCGCGACACCGGCGCCGCACGCGGCATCCTCGACAGCCGACGCGGCCGTGACACACGCGATCGCGACACCGGCGCCGCACGCGGCATCCTCGACAGCCGACGCGGCCGTGACACCCGGGATGGCGACACCGGCGCCGCACGCGGTATCCTCGACGGCCGACGCACCGGAACTCCCCGCCGGGGTGGCGCCCGGCGAGGCTGCGGCGAAGCAGGGCGCGTCCGCGCCTGTTGCGCCGGGGCAGGGCACGACGGGGGAGGGGATGCCGAGCCAGGCGTCGTCCTCGCACGCCTCGTATGAGCGACCCGCGCGCGCACGCGTCCCGGCACCGCCGCGGCTGCAGCCGCTGCCGGTCGCGGTCCTGACGATCCTTCTCGGCGCCACGGTGGCGCTCACCGCCCTGGCCGGCCCGGTGCGGCGCGAGATGGGCCTGACGGCGGCGCAGACCCTCGACACCGGCGCCTATGTGCGTGCGGTGCTCGGCCCCGCGGCCACCGCCGCCGCAGGGAGGCCTTGA
- a CDS encoding Na+/H+ antiporter subunit C: MEVLVASGIGLLTAVGVYLVLRRQTFPVIIGTVFLSYAVNLFLFATGRLTINRPPIYASGAAGYADPLPQALVLTAIVISFGMTALVVVLALRGFLETGSDSVEGDPSAVAGEDATVTTDLARP; the protein is encoded by the coding sequence ATGGAAGTTCTCGTCGCATCCGGCATTGGACTTCTGACTGCCGTCGGCGTCTATCTGGTGCTGCGGCGCCAGACCTTCCCGGTGATCATCGGCACCGTGTTCCTCTCCTATGCGGTGAACCTGTTCCTCTTCGCCACCGGCCGCCTGACCATCAACCGCCCGCCGATTTATGCGAGCGGGGCGGCCGGCTATGCCGATCCGCTGCCGCAGGCCCTCGTGCTCACCGCCATCGTCATCTCCTTCGGCATGACCGCTCTGGTGGTGGTGCTGGCGCTGCGCGGCTTCCTGGAGACCGGCTCGGATTCGGTCGAGGGCGATCCCTCGGCCGTCGCGGGTGAGGACGCGACGGTGACGACAGACCTGGCGCGGCCGTGA